One window of Robiginitalea biformata HTCC2501 genomic DNA carries:
- a CDS encoding ABC transporter ATP-binding protein, translating to MKELRHLNKYFRKYWVKLFLGVLITIIARVFQLVMPSYVKNIVEVVEKYSAGELALEAARSDLLEYIAIIVGAALLSGFFTFLMRQTIINVSRYIEYDLKNEVFDHYQRLSLNFYKSNRTGDLMNRISEDVSQVRLYAGPAIMYGIQTLTLFACLIPLMFIKAPTIAFYALVPLPVLSVLIYWISRIIHQRSTRVQAFLSSLSTFAQESFSGISVIKAYAMEPRINREAGSLALEGKDKSMDLAKVNAWFFPLMILLIGVSNIFVIYVGGMQYFRGEISSLGTILEFIIYVNMLTWPVAIVGWLTSIVQRAEASQKRINEFLDQEPDIADPGTPPVPIRGKIEFDRVSFTYPDTGIRALRNLSFTVNPGETLTILGKTGSGKSTILDLIARLYDVNDGTIRIDDKPVEEINLDSLRSAIGAVPQDAFLFSDTIENNIRFGREQAGLEQIREAAAQAVVDKNIEGFAKGYQTVLGERGITLSGGQKQRVSIARALIKDPVIYLFDDCLSAVDTETEEAILANLKRASRDKTTIIVSHRISSAINADKILVLEDGRILQQGTHSELLETEGYYKELYINQLSGKEN from the coding sequence ATGAAGGAACTCAGGCATCTCAACAAATATTTCCGGAAATACTGGGTAAAACTTTTCCTGGGCGTACTGATCACCATCATCGCGCGGGTTTTCCAACTGGTGATGCCTTCCTACGTGAAGAATATCGTTGAAGTTGTCGAAAAATACAGCGCCGGGGAACTGGCCCTGGAAGCGGCCCGGTCCGACCTGCTGGAATACATCGCCATCATTGTGGGGGCCGCCCTGCTATCCGGGTTCTTCACCTTCCTGATGCGGCAAACCATCATCAATGTGTCCCGCTACATCGAATACGACCTGAAAAACGAGGTGTTCGACCACTACCAGCGGCTGAGCCTGAACTTTTACAAAAGCAACCGAACCGGCGATTTGATGAACCGCATCAGCGAGGATGTCAGCCAGGTACGCCTGTATGCGGGCCCGGCCATCATGTACGGGATCCAGACGCTGACGCTGTTTGCCTGCCTGATCCCCCTGATGTTTATCAAAGCCCCTACCATCGCCTTTTACGCCCTGGTGCCCCTGCCTGTTCTTTCCGTGCTGATCTACTGGATCAGCCGGATCATCCATCAGCGCTCCACCCGGGTTCAGGCATTCCTCTCCTCCCTTTCCACCTTTGCCCAGGAGTCCTTTTCAGGCATCTCGGTAATCAAGGCCTATGCAATGGAGCCACGAATTAACCGGGAAGCGGGCAGCCTCGCCCTGGAGGGGAAGGACAAGAGTATGGACCTGGCCAAGGTAAATGCGTGGTTTTTCCCCCTGATGATCCTATTGATCGGGGTGAGCAACATCTTTGTCATCTACGTCGGGGGCATGCAATATTTCCGGGGCGAAATCAGCAGCCTGGGTACCATCCTGGAGTTTATCATTTACGTGAACATGCTGACCTGGCCGGTGGCAATCGTCGGCTGGCTCACCTCCATCGTACAACGTGCGGAGGCTTCCCAGAAACGGATCAACGAATTCCTGGACCAGGAACCGGACATTGCCGACCCGGGCACCCCCCCCGTACCTATCCGGGGGAAAATCGAATTCGACCGCGTGAGCTTTACCTACCCGGATACGGGTATCCGGGCCCTGAGGAACCTCTCCTTTACGGTGAACCCGGGGGAAACGCTGACCATCCTGGGGAAAACCGGATCGGGGAAGTCCACGATACTCGACCTGATTGCCCGTTTGTACGACGTGAACGACGGCACCATCCGGATTGACGACAAGCCTGTGGAGGAAATCAACCTGGATTCGCTGCGGTCTGCCATCGGGGCGGTGCCCCAGGACGCCTTCCTCTTTTCGGATACCATTGAAAACAACATCCGTTTCGGGCGTGAACAAGCCGGTCTGGAACAGATTCGGGAGGCAGCAGCCCAGGCAGTGGTCGACAAAAACATCGAGGGCTTTGCCAAAGGTTACCAAACGGTGCTGGGGGAACGGGGAATCACCTTGAGCGGAGGGCAGAAACAACGGGTATCCATTGCGCGGGCCCTGATCAAAGACCCGGTTATCTACCTGTTCGACGACTGCCTTTCGGCCGTGGATACGGAAACGGAGGAAGCCATCCTGGCCAACCTGAAACGGGCCTCCCGGG
- the nusB gene encoding transcription antitermination factor NusB, which translates to MLTRRQIRVKVMQSIYALTLSRDGSAETQEKFLKKSIGQTFTLYVVMLALLREIHQMALSRSDKGRKKYLKEDASGHPGPQALAANQFLEYLSGHAGLASAIDKRKLRQWYLNEEYVKIVYRQLTESPEYASYAASSSTWEGDRAFALTIFREFIAPNDKIYDFLEDEGITWVDDIPLVNTFIVKHLGKLHQGAPESYLLPALLKNSEDMEFAMDLLRKTLNKNAALEAEIEGKTPNWDKERIAEIDGILLKMGIAELLYFPSIPERVTINEYLEIAKEYSTPKSSIFINGILDKLIREYREAGRLKKTGRGLM; encoded by the coding sequence ATGCTAACGAGAAGGCAAATCCGGGTAAAAGTAATGCAGAGCATTTATGCGCTGACCCTGTCCCGGGACGGGTCTGCGGAAACACAGGAGAAATTCCTGAAAAAAAGCATTGGCCAGACTTTTACACTTTACGTAGTGATGCTCGCCCTGCTGCGTGAAATCCACCAGATGGCCCTGTCGCGGTCCGATAAAGGCCGCAAGAAGTACCTGAAGGAGGATGCATCCGGGCACCCCGGGCCTCAGGCCCTTGCCGCCAATCAGTTCCTGGAGTACCTCTCCGGCCATGCAGGCCTGGCTTCCGCCATCGACAAACGGAAACTCCGGCAGTGGTACCTCAACGAGGAATATGTGAAAATTGTCTACAGGCAATTGACCGAAAGCCCCGAGTACGCCTCATATGCCGCTTCCTCCTCCACCTGGGAAGGGGACCGGGCATTTGCTCTGACCATTTTCCGGGAATTCATCGCCCCGAACGACAAGATTTACGATTTTCTGGAAGACGAGGGGATCACCTGGGTAGACGATATCCCGTTGGTGAATACCTTTATCGTCAAACACCTGGGCAAACTCCACCAAGGGGCCCCGGAATCCTACCTGCTCCCCGCCCTCCTCAAGAATTCGGAGGACATGGAATTCGCCATGGACCTGCTTCGGAAAACCCTGAACAAGAACGCCGCCCTGGAGGCAGAAATTGAGGGGAAGACCCCCAATTGGGACAAGGAGCGGATAGCCGAAATAGACGGGATCCTGCTGAAGATGGGCATTGCGGAATTGCTGTATTTCCCCTCCATCCCGGAACGGGTAACCATCAACGAATACCTGGAGATCGCCAAGGAGTATTCCACCCCGAAGAGCAGCATTTTTATCAATGGCATCCTGGATAAGCTCATCCGCGAATACCGGGAGGCCGGCAGGCTTAAAAAAACAGGCCGGGGACTCATGTAA
- a CDS encoding DUF1573 domain-containing protein, translating into MRKATVFLSVLAVAALSSCKEKASEKINAENVEVAAQRDAASKNMAAITFDNKEHDFGTIEQGTPQETTFSFTNTGTAPLIITNTSASCGCTTPDAPINQPIAPGEKGEIKVRFNGSGSGQVTKTVTVMANTAGGQEMLRIKAFVNPKAAGGTAAVGPVKN; encoded by the coding sequence ATGAGAAAAGCGACAGTATTCCTGAGCGTGCTTGCAGTAGCAGCCCTGTCTTCATGCAAAGAGAAAGCTTCCGAGAAGATCAATGCAGAGAACGTCGAGGTCGCCGCCCAGCGCGACGCGGCATCCAAGAACATGGCCGCCATTACCTTTGACAATAAGGAACACGATTTCGGAACTATCGAGCAGGGGACGCCCCAGGAAACCACCTTTTCCTTTACCAACACGGGTACCGCCCCGCTGATCATTACCAATACTTCGGCCAGTTGCGGATGTACCACCCCGGACGCCCCGATCAACCAGCCGATTGCCCCGGGCGAAAAAGGCGAAATCAAGGTTCGCTTCAACGGCAGCGGCAGCGGGCAGGTCACCAAGACCGTAACGGTTATGGCGAACACCGCCGGAGGGCAGGAGATGCTCCGCATCAAGGCCTTCGTAAACCCGAAAGCGGCCGGCGGAACGGCAGCAGTGGGCCCGGTTAAGAACTAA
- the yajC gene encoding preprotein translocase subunit YajC: MSDQIGQFLPMILIFAVAYFFMIRPQIKRQKDEKKFAKALKKGDKIVTKSGLYGKVVDLNDKDFSCIIETMAGRMKFDRSAISMELSKKANDPKD, encoded by the coding sequence ATGAGTGACCAAATCGGGCAGTTCCTGCCCATGATCCTGATTTTTGCAGTGGCGTACTTCTTTATGATCCGCCCGCAGATCAAGCGTCAGAAAGACGAGAAAAAGTTTGCCAAAGCCCTGAAAAAAGGGGATAAGATCGTAACCAAAAGCGGTTTGTACGGAAAGGTTGTGGACCTGAACGACAAGGACTTCTCCTGCATCATCGAAACGATGGCAGGCCGTATGAAATTCGATCGCTCTGCCATTTCCATGGAACTGAGCAAAAAGGCGAACGACCCCAAGGATTAG
- a CDS encoding Gfo/Idh/MocA family protein encodes METRRSFIRKGALGASAAASALLVPAPLWSRGSQVLGANDRIGIGLIGCNGMGFSNLSSFLKLPEVQVTALCDVDQGVLERRTAQLTEAGHGKPKQYGDYRELLENADVDIVIIGTPDHWHCLQLLDALDAGKDVYCEKPIANSIEECDRMLQAVEGSGRMVQIGQWQRSQPHFVDAIDFLRTGALGPVRLAKAWAYQGWMQPVPVLPHSPAPEGVDYKMWLGPAPERPFNPNRFHFNFRWFWDYAGGLMTDWGVHLIDYALYGMEATAPNSVMASGGKFAYADDASETPDTLQTVYEFDGFNLLWEHATGIDGGNYGRNHGIAFIGNNGTLVLDRGGWEVIPEVEHESWRQLPDQPKMEAVPLRSAEGNGLDLHTANFLEAVRNRDAAILRAPIRVGYHAARVSHMGNIAYKTGRKLKWDAGQSAFTDAGANRLMRADYHNGWELR; translated from the coding sequence ATGGAAACACGCAGATCATTTATCCGCAAAGGGGCCCTGGGTGCCTCGGCTGCGGCCTCCGCCTTATTGGTGCCCGCGCCCCTGTGGAGCCGGGGATCCCAAGTTCTGGGGGCGAACGACCGGATCGGCATTGGCCTGATCGGTTGCAACGGCATGGGTTTTTCAAACCTCAGTTCCTTTTTAAAGCTGCCCGAGGTACAGGTAACCGCCCTTTGCGATGTGGACCAGGGCGTTTTGGAGCGCCGAACTGCCCAGCTTACCGAGGCGGGGCACGGCAAACCCAAACAGTACGGCGATTATCGGGAATTACTCGAAAATGCGGATGTTGACATCGTGATTATCGGCACGCCGGACCACTGGCATTGCCTGCAACTCCTGGATGCCCTGGACGCCGGGAAAGACGTGTACTGCGAGAAGCCCATTGCAAACTCCATTGAGGAATGCGACCGGATGCTGCAAGCAGTTGAGGGCAGCGGGCGGATGGTCCAGATTGGCCAGTGGCAGCGCAGCCAGCCGCATTTTGTGGATGCGATTGATTTCCTTCGCACGGGGGCCCTGGGGCCCGTCCGCCTGGCAAAGGCGTGGGCGTACCAGGGTTGGATGCAGCCAGTGCCCGTATTGCCGCACAGCCCGGCGCCTGAGGGGGTCGACTATAAGATGTGGTTGGGGCCGGCGCCCGAACGCCCCTTTAACCCAAACCGCTTCCATTTTAATTTCCGTTGGTTCTGGGACTACGCGGGCGGCCTGATGACCGACTGGGGGGTGCACCTCATCGATTATGCCTTATACGGGATGGAAGCAACCGCCCCGAATTCTGTTATGGCCTCCGGGGGCAAGTTTGCCTATGCCGACGACGCCTCCGAGACGCCCGATACGCTCCAGACCGTCTATGAATTCGATGGCTTCAACCTCCTCTGGGAGCACGCCACGGGTATTGACGGGGGGAATTACGGCAGGAATCACGGTATTGCATTTATCGGGAACAATGGCACCCTGGTCCTGGACCGGGGCGGTTGGGAAGTAATTCCCGAGGTGGAACACGAGAGCTGGCGGCAACTGCCGGACCAGCCAAAAATGGAAGCGGTACCGCTGCGTTCGGCCGAAGGGAATGGCCTGGACCTGCACACCGCAAATTTCCTGGAAGCGGTACGCAACCGGGATGCTGCAATCCTCCGGGCGCCTATCCGGGTGGGGTACCATGCGGCGCGGGTATCCCATATGGGGAATATCGCCTACAAAACGGGTCGGAAACTCAAGTGGGATGCCGGGCAGTCGGCATTTACGGATGCCGGAGCGAACCGCCTGATGCGTGCGGACTACCACAACGGCTGGGAGCTCCGCTAG
- a CDS encoding YdeI/OmpD-associated family protein: MEKSAKIAAYFEKEGPFREGIARLRDLVSDTELEEDFKWSCPVYTLGKENVVGVLAFKNHFGLWFFNGVFLSDPLGVLENAQEGKTKAMRHWKFTSVEQIDPRHVKAYVLEAIANARKGVRLDPVKPKKTAIPHLLQAALNSDPELQAAFGNLAPYKQRDYAEHIASAKQEATKKRRLDKILPMIRQGVGLHDKYRNC; this comes from the coding sequence ATGGAAAAATCAGCCAAAATAGCCGCATATTTCGAAAAAGAGGGGCCTTTTCGGGAAGGGATTGCCCGATTGCGCGACCTGGTCAGCGACACGGAACTGGAAGAAGACTTCAAATGGAGCTGCCCGGTTTATACGTTGGGAAAGGAAAACGTCGTGGGGGTACTCGCATTTAAGAACCATTTCGGGCTCTGGTTCTTCAATGGGGTATTTCTTTCGGATCCGCTCGGGGTACTCGAAAATGCCCAGGAAGGCAAAACCAAAGCCATGCGGCACTGGAAGTTTACCTCTGTGGAGCAGATTGACCCCCGGCACGTAAAAGCCTATGTACTCGAGGCCATTGCCAATGCCCGCAAAGGGGTCCGGCTGGATCCGGTCAAACCCAAAAAAACCGCAATACCCCACCTGTTGCAGGCCGCCCTGAATTCCGACCCGGAACTCCAGGCCGCTTTCGGCAACTTGGCCCCCTATAAACAGCGGGATTACGCAGAGCACATCGCCTCGGCCAAACAGGAAGCCACGAAAAAGCGGCGTCTGGACAAAATCCTCCCGATGATCCGACAAGGGGTCGGCCTCCATGACAAATACAGGAACTGTTAA
- the pepT gene encoding peptidase T, which translates to MSDLLERFLRYVRIDTQSNPDSASTPSTEKQWELARLLVREMEEMGLEDVRIDEKAYITATLPSNVPDRLPVIGFIAHFDTSPDFSGTNVRPRLVPDYDGGDIVLNAESGIVLSPEYFPELRRYTGQTLVVTDGNTLLGADDKAGIAEILTAAEYLIQHPEIPHGTIRIGFTPDEEIGRGAHHFDVGAFGADWAYTIDGSQVGELEFENFNAARAVLTAFGTSVHPGYAKNKMVNAITTLQEILSGLPPGEVPEKTSGREGFFHLHQFQGGIEEARAELIIRDHDRETFEKRKSLLRVLAEETARKRQARVEVQIEDQYYNMREKILPVYPIVEVAEQAMRSVGVEPLIQPIRGGTDGSQLSYKGLPCPNIFAGGHNFHGKFEYVPVESMEKAVEVIVKICELTASKPPDSWKNQPK; encoded by the coding sequence ATGTCCGACCTCCTCGAGCGCTTCCTCCGCTACGTCCGGATCGACACCCAGAGCAACCCGGACTCCGCATCCACCCCCAGCACGGAAAAGCAATGGGAGCTGGCCCGCCTGCTCGTTCGGGAGATGGAGGAAATGGGCCTGGAAGACGTCCGGATAGACGAAAAAGCCTATATCACTGCAACCCTGCCCTCGAATGTCCCCGATCGGTTGCCGGTAATCGGTTTTATCGCCCATTTCGATACGAGCCCGGATTTCAGCGGCACGAATGTCCGTCCGCGGCTGGTTCCGGACTACGACGGGGGGGACATTGTCCTGAATGCCGAATCCGGGATTGTCCTCTCCCCCGAGTACTTCCCGGAACTCCGGCGATACACCGGGCAGACCCTGGTGGTTACCGATGGGAATACGCTGCTGGGAGCGGATGACAAGGCTGGAATTGCCGAGATCCTGACAGCCGCCGAATATCTGATCCAACACCCCGAAATCCCCCATGGCACCATCCGAATCGGTTTTACGCCCGACGAGGAAATCGGACGCGGCGCCCACCACTTTGACGTCGGGGCATTCGGGGCCGACTGGGCCTACACCATCGACGGAAGCCAGGTTGGCGAACTCGAATTCGAAAATTTTAATGCAGCCCGTGCGGTGCTTACCGCTTTCGGGACCAGCGTCCACCCGGGCTATGCTAAAAATAAAATGGTGAATGCCATCACCACCCTGCAGGAAATCCTCTCCGGCCTCCCGCCGGGGGAAGTCCCGGAAAAGACCAGCGGTCGCGAGGGTTTCTTCCACCTCCACCAGTTCCAGGGCGGGATCGAGGAGGCCCGGGCGGAACTGATCATCCGGGACCACGATCGGGAAACATTTGAAAAACGCAAATCCCTGCTCAGGGTACTGGCGGAGGAAACGGCCCGAAAGCGGCAAGCCCGGGTGGAAGTACAAATCGAAGACCAGTATTACAACATGCGGGAGAAAATACTCCCGGTCTACCCCATTGTGGAAGTGGCCGAACAGGCGATGCGGTCCGTTGGGGTGGAACCCCTGATCCAACCGATCCGCGGGGGCACGGACGGGTCCCAACTGAGCTATAAGGGGCTGCCCTGCCCGAATATCTTTGCCGGGGGGCATAATTTCCACGGGAAATTCGAGTACGTTCCGGTTGAAAGTATGGAGAAGGCCGTGGAAGTTATTGTGAAAATTTGCGAACTTACTGCCAGCAAACCGCCCGATTCATGGAAAAATCAGCCAAAATAG